The Polymorphobacter megasporae genome window below encodes:
- the rpoH gene encoding RNA polymerase sigma factor RpoH, translated as MATTKNLPAKTSIPTMGGEAGLNRYLSEIRKFPLLAPEQEYMLAKRWAEHQDPEAAAKLVTSHLRLVAKIAMGYRGYGLPVAELISEGNIGLMQGVKKFDAERGFRLATYAMWWIRASIQEFILRSWSLVKIGTTANQKKLFFNLRRMKGKINAMEDGDMKPADVTKIATTLGVTETEVISMNRRMAMGGDTSLNAPLREEGEGEWQDWLTDTGPIQDEIVANEQEKTQRHELLVDAMSDLNDREKHILTQRRLIDDPETLEELSQQYGISRERVRQIEVRAFDKLQRAMRTLAGERRLLPEPA; from the coding sequence ATGGCCACGACGAAGAATCTTCCCGCCAAGACCTCGATCCCGACGATGGGGGGCGAGGCCGGACTCAATCGCTATCTGTCCGAAATCCGTAAGTTTCCGCTGCTCGCCCCCGAGCAGGAGTATATGCTTGCCAAGCGCTGGGCCGAGCATCAGGACCCCGAGGCTGCCGCCAAGCTGGTGACGAGCCACCTGCGTCTCGTTGCCAAGATCGCAATGGGCTACCGCGGCTATGGCCTGCCGGTCGCCGAGCTGATTTCCGAAGGCAACATCGGGCTGATGCAGGGCGTCAAGAAGTTCGACGCCGAACGCGGCTTCCGCCTCGCGACCTACGCGATGTGGTGGATTCGCGCCTCGATCCAGGAATTCATCCTGCGCTCGTGGAGCCTCGTCAAGATCGGCACCACCGCCAACCAGAAGAAGCTGTTCTTCAACCTCCGCCGGATGAAGGGCAAGATCAACGCGATGGAGGACGGCGACATGAAGCCGGCCGACGTCACCAAGATCGCGACGACGCTGGGCGTCACCGAGACCGAAGTCATCTCGATGAACCGCCGCATGGCGATGGGCGGCGACACCAGCCTCAACGCGCCGCTGCGCGAGGAGGGCGAGGGCGAGTGGCAGGACTGGCTGACCGACACCGGTCCGATCCAGGATGAGATCGTCGCCAACGAGCAGGAGAAGACCCAGCGTCACGAACTGCTGGTCGATGCGATGAGCGACTTGAACGACCGCGAGAAGCACATCCTGACGCAGCGCCGCCTGATCGACGATCCCGAGACGCTCGAGGAACTGTCGCAGCAATACGGCATCAGCCGCGAGCGCGTCCGCCAGATCGAGGTCCGTGCCTTCGACAAGCTCCAGCGCGCGATGCGGACGCTGGCGGGCGAGCGGCGGCTGCTGCCCGAGCCGGCGTAA
- a CDS encoding RluA family pseudouridine synthase: MSTAVAVTVTPEMAGWRIDRALAVLIPTMSRERLKALIGAGQVTGANGAHQRDPARKVAPGDALTVVVPPATTPDAVAQDIPLTIVFEDDHLLVVDKPAGLVVHPAAGNLDGTMVNALLHHCAGRLSGIGGVARPGIVHRIDKDTSGLLVVAKTDPAHEALSRQFAAHTVERRYTAVVGGQPLPADGTITGSLARSSANRQKMAIVAEGRGKHAVTHYRTVTPLADAAKIECRLETGRTHQIRVHMASIGHPLIGDPAYGRTLKPHRAVLSELGFARQALHAATLGFVHPVTQEKLSFHSDLPRDIVDLIGRLSL; the protein is encoded by the coding sequence ATGTCGACAGCAGTGGCGGTTACCGTCACGCCCGAAATGGCGGGGTGGCGGATCGACCGCGCGCTTGCCGTGCTGATCCCGACGATGTCGCGCGAGCGGTTGAAGGCGTTGATCGGCGCGGGGCAGGTGACCGGCGCGAACGGCGCCCACCAGCGCGACCCGGCGCGCAAGGTTGCTCCCGGCGACGCGCTGACCGTCGTCGTCCCGCCCGCGACCACGCCCGACGCGGTGGCGCAGGACATCCCGCTGACGATCGTCTTCGAGGACGATCACTTGCTTGTCGTCGACAAGCCCGCCGGGCTCGTCGTCCACCCGGCGGCGGGCAATCTCGACGGGACGATGGTCAACGCGCTCCTCCACCACTGCGCCGGGCGGCTGTCGGGGATCGGTGGGGTCGCGCGCCCCGGCATCGTCCACCGCATCGACAAGGACACGTCGGGACTGCTCGTCGTCGCCAAGACCGACCCGGCGCATGAGGCGCTGTCGCGTCAGTTCGCCGCGCATACCGTCGAGCGCCGCTACACCGCCGTTGTCGGCGGCCAGCCGCTTCCCGCCGACGGTACCATCACCGGCTCGCTCGCGCGGTCGTCGGCCAATCGGCAGAAGATGGCGATCGTCGCTGAAGGTCGCGGCAAGCATGCCGTGACACACTATCGCACTGTAACGCCGCTGGCCGACGCAGCGAAGATCGAGTGCCGGCTAGAAACCGGCAGGACGCATCAGATCAGGGTTCACATGGCATCGATCGGTCATCCGCTCATCGGCGACCCGGCTTACGGACGGACCCTGAAGCCGCATCGGGCCGTTCTGTCGGAGCTTGGTTTCGCCCGCCAGGCGCTGCACGCGGCGACGCTAGGGTTCGTTCATCCTGTCACCCAAGAAAAACTTTCGTTCCATTCCGACCTGCCGCGCGATATAGTGGACTTAATCGGTCGTCTTTCATTGTGA
- a CDS encoding M67 family metallopeptidase: protein MAIASTALVSILDHARRATPAEACGIVFGDAAIDAAEAATNVAAHPERAFEIDPAALLRAHRSARAAGRKVLGWYHSHPNGSTEPSATDAARAVEDGRLWLIAAGGIVAAWRVVADGPVHGRFAAVALVAT from the coding sequence ATGGCGATTGCAAGCACCGCGCTGGTTTCGATTCTCGACCATGCTCGCCGCGCCACACCTGCCGAAGCGTGCGGCATCGTCTTCGGCGACGCCGCGATCGACGCCGCCGAGGCCGCGACTAACGTCGCCGCGCATCCTGAACGCGCCTTCGAGATCGACCCGGCGGCGTTGCTCCGCGCGCATCGCAGTGCCCGAGCGGCGGGGCGCAAAGTGCTCGGCTGGTATCATTCGCACCCCAACGGCTCGACCGAGCCTTCGGCTACCGACGCCGCGCGCGCAGTGGAGGACGGCAGGCTATGGCTGATCGCTGCAGGGGGCATCGTCGCCGCGTGGCGCGTCGTCGCCGATGGGCCGGTGCACGGGCGCTTCGCCGCGGTCGCGCTGGTCGCCACCTGA
- a CDS encoding cold-shock protein — MATGEVKWFDPRKGFGFIRPDAGPRDVFVHLSAVARSPFGMLEAGQRIEFELTQTTDGRLIALGLRAIETQ; from the coding sequence ATGGCGACGGGCGAGGTCAAGTGGTTCGACCCGCGCAAGGGGTTCGGCTTCATCCGCCCCGACGCCGGGCCGCGCGACGTTTTCGTCCATCTGTCGGCGGTCGCCCGGTCGCCGTTCGGGATGCTCGAGGCCGGGCAGCGAATCGAGTTCGAACTGACCCAGACGACCGACGGGCGGCTGATTGCGCTCGGGCTGCGCGCGATCGAAACCCAGTGA
- a CDS encoding LysE family translocator: MSILSTLYFPMGALIGIASAAPVGPVNLLVIQRTLTAHTAGALLLGAGGAVGDSLFAAAAAFGVSAVTQLLAEHALAIRLGGGLIMLVFAVFIWRSAPKLRGDEDQVSAVRMALATLTLTLTNPATILFFIGAFGAVGFTDIGHDSPEHLINAAMVVAGTFTGSMLWWLAVTSVARRLRGRINDGHLKKLNKGTAIALGAFAVAAVVTGVIQR, translated from the coding sequence ATGAGTATCCTGTCGACACTGTATTTCCCGATGGGCGCGCTGATCGGCATCGCGTCCGCCGCGCCGGTCGGCCCGGTCAATTTGCTCGTCATCCAGCGGACGTTGACCGCGCACACCGCGGGCGCACTGCTGCTCGGTGCGGGCGGGGCGGTCGGCGATTCGCTGTTCGCAGCAGCGGCGGCGTTCGGCGTCAGCGCGGTGACCCAACTGCTCGCCGAACACGCGCTTGCGATCCGGCTCGGCGGCGGGCTGATCATGCTCGTCTTCGCGGTCTTCATCTGGCGGTCGGCGCCGAAGCTGCGCGGCGACGAGGACCAGGTTTCGGCGGTGCGGATGGCGCTGGCGACGTTGACCCTGACGCTGACCAACCCGGCGACGATCCTGTTCTTCATCGGCGCATTCGGCGCGGTCGGCTTCACCGATATCGGCCACGATTCGCCCGAGCATCTGATCAACGCGGCGATGGTCGTCGCGGGGACCTTCACCGGATCGATGCTGTGGTGGCTCGCGGTGACGAGCGTCGCGCGGCGGTTGCGCGGGCGGATCAACGACGGCCACCTCAAGAAGCTCAACAAGGGCACCGCGATCGCGCTCGGGGCGTTTGCCGTCGCGGCAGTCGTAACCGGAGTAATTCAGCGATGA
- a CDS encoding histidine phosphotransferase family protein: MTTLAALVAMRLTHDLAGPIGAISTGIDLLDDGDPELRALIADGAASAVASLRLHRFVLAPPEDATPAQGLLAAWLKTRDATTLDWAADPRDAAHAAQLLGLAMCAAEAAPAGGRIAVDDGGVTLSGAKVRLDDAVAAAFAGDAVTASRGALAGVIFAVAGPVELVQTADGLRFSLPR, from the coding sequence ATGACGACACTTGCCGCCCTCGTGGCGATGCGCCTGACGCACGATCTTGCCGGACCGATCGGCGCGATCTCGACCGGGATCGATTTGCTCGACGACGGCGACCCCGAACTGCGCGCGCTGATCGCCGATGGGGCCGCGTCGGCGGTTGCATCGCTCCGCCTCCACCGCTTCGTCCTTGCGCCGCCGGAGGATGCGACGCCGGCACAGGGGTTGCTCGCGGCGTGGCTCAAGACCCGCGACGCGACGACGCTCGACTGGGCCGCCGATCCGCGCGACGCCGCGCACGCCGCGCAGCTCCTCGGTCTCGCGATGTGCGCTGCCGAAGCTGCACCCGCCGGCGGGCGGATCGCGGTCGACGACGGCGGCGTCACGCTGAGCGGGGCGAAGGTCCGGCTCGACGACGCGGTCGCGGCTGCGTTCGCGGGAGATGCGGTGACCGCCTCGCGCGGCGCGCTCGCCGGGGTGATCTTCGCCGTCGCGGGGCCGGTCGAACTCGTTCAGACTGCCGACGGCCTTCGCTTCAGCCTACCACGGTAG
- a CDS encoding SDR family oxidoreductase encodes MPSVVIVGASRGIGREFVRQYLSDGWTVVATARSPEQVAELAAAGASAFHADTTDEASLTALAAAAPGPHDLVILNAGIGARDGTLAAIDATKWAEVMAVNALGPLIAARALAPTVRDGGTIAALSSTLGSIGANTGGGLYTYRMSKAALNAGLKTMAIELKPRAIAVAALHPGWVKTDMGGAGAEVAVDASVTGLRQVIAGLTPDKSGVFLDYRGNALPW; translated from the coding sequence ATGCCGAGCGTCGTCATCGTCGGAGCCAGCCGCGGCATCGGCCGCGAGTTCGTCCGCCAGTATCTCAGCGACGGCTGGACGGTCGTCGCCACCGCGCGGTCGCCCGAGCAGGTCGCCGAACTCGCCGCCGCCGGGGCGAGCGCATTCCACGCCGACACCACCGACGAGGCGTCGCTGACCGCGCTCGCCGCCGCCGCGCCCGGGCCGCACGACTTGGTCATCCTCAATGCCGGGATCGGTGCCCGCGACGGCACGCTCGCCGCGATCGACGCGACGAAATGGGCCGAGGTGATGGCGGTCAACGCGCTCGGCCCGCTGATCGCGGCGCGCGCGCTGGCACCTACTGTCCGCGACGGCGGGACGATCGCGGCGCTGTCGTCGACGCTCGGCTCGATCGGCGCGAACACCGGCGGCGGGCTGTACACTTACCGGATGTCGAAGGCGGCGCTCAATGCCGGGCTCAAGACGATGGCGATCGAGCTCAAGCCCCGCGCGATCGCGGTCGCGGCGCTCCACCCCGGCTGGGTCAAGACCGACATGGGCGGTGCCGGGGCCGAGGTCGCGGTCGACGCGTCGGTTACCGGGCTGCGGCAGGTCATCGCCGGACTGACCCCCGACAAGTCCGGGGTCTTCCTCGATTACCGTGGCAACGCGCTACCGTGGTAG
- a CDS encoding J domain-containing protein: protein MTIWRKLLGTSVGLLLGGPLGLLAGGAAGTTANLANLRAPTAERRQVAFTIAAIALAAKMARADGEATATEFATFERLFRVPDGERANATRFYRMAQGSTAGFEAYASQAAKLLGPGTPVLEDLLEALLLIAVTDGVHPDELEYLRVVADRLGFDPAAYARIRARHIAPAKDDPFVVLGIAPGASLGEIRAAYRGLVKTYHPDRHMAAGTPPEFLRVAEARMAAINAAYAEVARRGAAPDEAVGAA from the coding sequence ATGACGATCTGGCGTAAGCTCCTTGGGACGAGCGTCGGGCTGTTGCTCGGCGGCCCGCTCGGGTTGCTGGCCGGGGGCGCTGCGGGCACCACCGCGAACCTCGCCAACCTGCGCGCGCCGACCGCCGAGCGGCGGCAGGTCGCCTTCACCATCGCCGCGATCGCGCTCGCGGCGAAGATGGCGCGCGCCGACGGCGAGGCGACGGCGACCGAATTCGCCACCTTCGAACGGCTGTTCCGCGTTCCTGACGGCGAGCGCGCCAACGCGACGCGCTTCTACCGCATGGCACAGGGATCGACGGCAGGGTTCGAGGCGTACGCGTCACAGGCCGCGAAGCTGCTCGGGCCGGGGACGCCGGTGCTCGAGGACCTGCTCGAGGCGCTGCTGCTGATCGCGGTGACCGACGGCGTCCACCCCGACGAGCTCGAATATCTGCGCGTCGTCGCCGACCGGCTCGGTTTCGACCCCGCCGCTTATGCCCGCATCCGCGCGCGCCACATCGCCCCGGCGAAAGACGACCCGTTCGTCGTCCTCGGCATCGCTCCCGGAGCCTCGCTGGGCGAAATCCGCGCGGCGTATCGCGGGCTGGTCAAGACGTACCACCCCGACCGGCACATGGCGGCGGGCACCCCGCCCGAGTTCCTTCGCGTCGCCGAGGCGCGGATGGCGGCGATCAACGCGGCGTATGCCGAAGTCGCGCGGCGCGGTGCGGCTCCGGACGAGGCAGTCGGCGCGGCGTGA
- a CDS encoding N-acetylmuramoyl-L-alanine amidase — translation MIVLHYTGMQSAAAALDRLADPVAKVSAHYVVAEDGVVVRMVDEANRAWHAGKSWWRGIVDVNSASVGIEIVNPGHEFGYRPFPAPQMDAVEALVRDIAGRWQVAPAMTVGHSDIAPARKDDPGELFDWPRLARAGLADRIPAARTDPNWTDAGFMTALGRYGYDVTEAQPAVVAFQRHFRPGDIGGAIDAECRAILFGLLRPDL, via the coding sequence ATGATCGTGCTGCATTACACCGGCATGCAGAGCGCCGCTGCAGCGCTCGACCGGCTCGCCGACCCGGTCGCCAAGGTGTCGGCGCATTATGTCGTCGCCGAGGACGGGGTCGTCGTCCGCATGGTCGACGAGGCGAACCGCGCGTGGCACGCAGGCAAAAGCTGGTGGCGCGGCATCGTCGACGTCAACAGCGCGAGCGTCGGCATCGAGATCGTCAATCCCGGGCATGAATTTGGCTATCGCCCGTTCCCCGCGCCGCAGATGGACGCGGTCGAGGCGCTCGTCCGCGACATCGCCGGGCGCTGGCAAGTCGCCCCCGCGATGACCGTCGGCCACAGCGACATCGCCCCCGCGCGCAAGGACGACCCGGGCGAGCTGTTCGACTGGCCGCGCCTCGCCCGCGCCGGGCTCGCCGATCGCATCCCGGCGGCGCGGACCGACCCCAACTGGACCGACGCCGGGTTCATGACGGCATTAGGGCGATACGGTTACGACGTCACCGAGGCGCAGCCGGCGGTTGTCGCCTTCCAGCGCCACTTCCGGCCCGGCGACATCGGCGGCGCCATCGACGCCGAGTGCCGCGCGATCCTGTTCGGGCTGCTCCGCCCCGACCTTTAA
- a CDS encoding tannase/feruloyl esterase family alpha/beta hydrolase — MRSKYLLALPLAFAAVPAAAAGCDGLAAFHPDKTELHATTIAADTPLPFAQGAKLPFALCRVEGAAHPTSDSDIRFEVLIPEGAGWNGRFLQVGNGGFAGQIPYGTMLLGLAKGYAVAATDDGHQTTVNPDASWALGHPEKVVDFGSRAVKTTTDAAKAILAAYGAVPKKAYFFGCSDGGREALMIAQRNPADFDGIVAGAPAWWWTRLQGSAGTLLRDSTLPGRALPTGKLIALQEAALKACGGGKTYIADQRSCRFDPATIACKGADTDSCLTAGELKTVKLIYGGTRDPDGGKLLPGLKPGAEALDHSWKDWGISTTPGRVDPTHDYPLNHFAFLVKKDPNFKLANLTDADIVQGDRELGPILDAASPDLGAFKARGGKLIQYHGWNDPAIAPGYSLEYYKQVQAKMGPSTDFYRLFMVPGMLHCAGGDAPTRVDWFATLEQWAEEGKVPDAVVARDKNGATQTVTAER, encoded by the coding sequence ATGCGCTCGAAATACCTGCTTGCCCTGCCGCTGGCGTTCGCCGCTGTCCCCGCTGCCGCCGCCGGATGCGACGGCCTTGCCGCCTTCCACCCCGACAAGACCGAGCTCCACGCCACCACCATCGCCGCCGACACGCCGTTGCCGTTCGCGCAGGGCGCCAAGCTCCCGTTCGCCTTGTGCCGGGTCGAAGGCGCGGCGCACCCGACGAGCGATTCGGACATCCGCTTCGAGGTGCTGATCCCCGAGGGCGCGGGCTGGAATGGGCGCTTCCTCCAGGTCGGCAACGGCGGTTTCGCCGGGCAGATTCCGTATGGGACGATGCTCCTCGGGCTCGCCAAGGGCTATGCCGTCGCCGCGACCGACGACGGCCACCAGACGACGGTCAACCCCGACGCGAGCTGGGCGCTCGGCCACCCTGAGAAGGTCGTCGATTTCGGCAGCCGCGCGGTCAAGACGACGACCGATGCGGCCAAGGCGATCCTCGCGGCGTACGGTGCGGTGCCGAAAAAGGCGTATTTCTTCGGCTGCTCCGACGGCGGGCGCGAGGCGCTGATGATCGCGCAGCGCAATCCGGCCGACTTCGACGGCATCGTCGCGGGCGCCCCGGCGTGGTGGTGGACGCGGCTCCAGGGCAGCGCCGGGACGCTTCTCCGCGACAGCACGCTGCCGGGACGCGCGCTGCCGACCGGCAAGCTGATCGCGCTCCAGGAGGCTGCGTTGAAAGCATGCGGCGGCGGCAAGACCTATATTGCCGACCAGCGCAGCTGCCGCTTCGACCCGGCGACGATCGCGTGCAAGGGAGCCGACACCGATTCGTGCTTGACCGCGGGCGAGCTCAAGACGGTCAAGCTGATCTACGGCGGGACGCGCGATCCCGACGGCGGCAAGCTGCTGCCTGGCCTCAAGCCGGGGGCCGAGGCGCTCGACCATAGCTGGAAAGACTGGGGCATTTCAACGACCCCCGGACGGGTCGACCCGACCCACGACTATCCGTTGAACCACTTCGCTTTTCTGGTCAAAAAGGACCCGAACTTCAAACTGGCGAACCTGACCGATGCCGACATCGTTCAGGGCGACCGCGAGCTTGGCCCGATCCTCGACGCCGCCTCGCCCGACCTCGGCGCGTTCAAGGCGCGCGGCGGCAAGCTGATCCAGTACCACGGCTGGAACGACCCCGCGATCGCGCCGGGCTACAGCCTCGAATATTACAAGCAGGTGCAGGCGAAGATGGGGCCGAGCACCGATTTCTACCGGCTGTTCATGGTCCCCGGCATGCTCCACTGCGCGGGCGGCGATGCGCCGACGCGGGTCGACTGGTTCGCGACGCTCGAACAATGGGCCGAGGAGGGGAAGGTCCCCGACGCGGTCGTCGCGCGCGACAAGAACGGGGCGACGCAGACGGTGACGGCGGAGCGCTGA
- a CDS encoding NfeD family protein, giving the protein MNPTTLPWYWATAALVLAALELHAPGAYFIWLAGAAAVTAGLAFAIDTGWQWQIVHFVLLGIIAVLLGRQVFGHRIVRRAPGKLNRRAEAMIGTTVTVVDPITGGVGRVQVGDSPWPAAGPDMAAGTLARIIRVDGTTLVVDPA; this is encoded by the coding sequence ATGAACCCGACCACCCTTCCCTGGTATTGGGCGACCGCCGCGCTCGTCCTCGCCGCGCTCGAACTCCATGCGCCGGGCGCCTATTTCATCTGGCTTGCTGGCGCAGCCGCGGTCACCGCCGGGTTGGCCTTCGCGATCGACACCGGGTGGCAGTGGCAGATCGTCCACTTCGTCCTGCTCGGCATCATCGCGGTCCTGCTCGGGCGGCAGGTCTTCGGACATCGCATCGTCCGCCGTGCCCCCGGCAAGCTCAACCGCCGCGCCGAGGCGATGATCGGCACCACCGTCACCGTCGTCGACCCGATCACCGGCGGGGTCGGACGCGTTCAGGTCGGCGACTCGCCGTGGCCGGCGGCTGGACCCGACATGGCGGCGGGGACGCTGGCGCGGATCATCCGCGTCGATGGCACGACGCTGGTAGTTGATCCGGCGTAG